The proteins below come from a single Microbulbifer sp. Q7 genomic window:
- a CDS encoding ECF-type sigma factor: protein MQKEFTRLLKEWQNGKGSGADKLGELVYRELHRLARQSMRHERNDHTLQPTALVNEAFIRLQLADVDFSDRCHFYALAGRMMRRVLVDHARCAQREKRGGGVVHVSLDTTVTEPAMEDALLLELDDALSRLAQRDTRKAEILELQYFAGLTAKEIASVIGISSRTVERDARFARAWIGRELELAHS, encoded by the coding sequence GTGCAAAAAGAATTCACCCGACTACTCAAAGAATGGCAGAACGGCAAAGGCTCCGGTGCGGATAAGCTGGGGGAACTGGTTTACCGCGAACTGCACCGTTTGGCCCGCCAGTCCATGCGCCATGAGCGCAATGATCATACTCTGCAGCCAACCGCGTTGGTGAACGAAGCGTTCATACGGTTACAACTGGCGGATGTTGATTTCTCCGACCGTTGTCATTTTTATGCGCTGGCCGGTCGTATGATGCGTCGTGTGCTGGTGGATCACGCCCGTTGCGCACAGCGTGAAAAGCGTGGCGGCGGCGTTGTGCATGTCTCGCTGGACACTACCGTCACGGAACCGGCCATGGAGGATGCGCTCCTGCTTGAGCTGGATGATGCACTTTCACGGTTGGCGCAGCGCGATACGCGCAAGGCAGAAATCCTGGAACTACAGTATTTTGCGGGTCTCACCGCCAAGGAAATTGCCAGTGTGATTGGTATTTCCAGCCGTACCGTTGAGCGGGATGCACGATTTGCCCGCGCCTGGATTGGTCGTGAACTGGAGCTTGCACATTCCTGA
- the purU gene encoding formyltetrahydrofolate deformylase, which translates to MEKKILLTDCPDAKGLIAKITNICYKHQLNITKNDEFVDRAQGRFFMRTALEGNFNDATLLEDLDLALPAGAERKLVASGRKRLVLMVTKESHCLGDILMKCYSGALDVEIAAVIGNHNVLQPLVEKFDIPFHWVPADGLERAQHEEQVMQLVDSYAPDYLILAKYMRVLTPQFVAHYSKRIINIHHSFLPAFIGAKPYQQAFERGVKIIGATAHFVTDDLDEGPIIEQDVIHVDHGYSAESMASAGRDVEKQVLSRALQLVLEERVFIHGNRTVVFK; encoded by the coding sequence ATGGAAAAGAAGATACTGCTAACGGACTGCCCGGACGCCAAAGGCCTGATCGCCAAGATCACCAACATCTGTTACAAGCACCAGCTCAATATCACCAAGAACGACGAGTTCGTGGATCGCGCCCAGGGGCGCTTCTTCATGCGCACCGCGCTGGAGGGCAACTTTAACGATGCCACGCTGTTGGAAGACCTGGATCTGGCGCTGCCCGCCGGCGCCGAGCGCAAGCTGGTGGCCAGCGGGCGCAAGCGCCTGGTGCTGATGGTCACCAAAGAGTCCCATTGCCTCGGCGATATCCTGATGAAGTGTTATTCCGGGGCGCTGGATGTGGAGATTGCGGCGGTCATCGGCAACCACAATGTGTTGCAGCCACTGGTGGAAAAGTTTGATATCCCATTCCACTGGGTGCCGGCAGATGGCCTGGAGCGGGCGCAGCACGAAGAGCAGGTGATGCAGCTGGTCGACAGCTATGCCCCGGACTACCTGATTCTCGCCAAGTATATGCGGGTGCTCACCCCGCAGTTTGTTGCCCATTACAGCAAGCGCATCATCAATATCCACCACTCCTTCCTGCCGGCGTTCATCGGTGCCAAGCCCTACCAGCAGGCGTTTGAGCGCGGGGTGAAAATTATCGGGGCCACCGCGCACTTCGTGACCGACGACCTGGATGAGGGGCCGATCATCGAGCAGGATGTGATTCACGTGGACCACGGCTACTCGGCGGAGTCCATGGCCAGCGCCGGGCGGGATGTGGAAAAGCAGGTTTTAAGCCGCGCACTGCAACTTGTGCTGGAAGAGCGTGTCTTTATTCATGGCAACCGCACCGTGGTATTCAAATAA
- a CDS encoding Ig-like domain-containing protein: MKILRTGQRGFSVLGALVFCLLVLLSGCGGGSGSSAAPTPEPAPAPAPVPPVTLSAGGVKGPLLNAQVKAYGFDGTRVGLRSLTPIAEGLSSAESITVVLEIADDPEILITPLIIEVTADAQTLDLTSGGTPVLTRLRTAVTEASLSELEKGGAIYATPLSTVAVDLAIALSGENPSADVFAENLELAAQMVRSTLAVGIAEKTDLYLSPPVLTVDAVTLEDQYRVAEVRTVSETIAAVVLELQKNIRSTKPDSTVSTDQLLTALAEDLTDGAFDGKGVDGAVPALSSVSDFAAVMALDPSLLMVAGTETPIGDVEQVLMAEAEATCNCDGETVSTFIRDGSVDFKPVPAAPVVAPGLIEDAFPRVVSAVSTGNDRILLTFNRAMDPETVETPAHYSIVQTNVNSEVGTVQVKAAVMPDEFSVELTTSPQNEVTYTVTVTNARDTYGRQIEIVSSSGGQTVLFNAAEFAGTPPAVYYACNSESYSDLVGVACVVDPDCWDPTYDSEVDSTPGGQCTVASSDFVDTDGDGITDEKELRGYTVVIEYANGTLETRQVTSDPHSADTDGDGIDDRDELRYGGNPRDGDTDSDGLGDNLELNVLYTSPFSADSDGDGLEDGLEYDSLQTSPLHADTDGDQLTDDVEVLQRYRNPRVADLPRITLVPGNYSITLNEAYTYTDATGQESVVESSSTAQVLTSSGREVLTIDETVDEVMRNWGGQIGIRLGKSDQYTDGQFFVQGEALAYTDWNLNEITTTGENITSSRETQQVLEDSYSKGVLLSQSSEVSREVTSANINVEIALHNRGDIAFTVSDIEVTLLRVRRGSRELEPLATLLPKSGTSSFSLGPFNPVIGPLVFSDNKLPPSVAEELLRNPSGIVFRIGNYQISDEFGRQFSYINQEVQDVTAGLVIDYGFEGIERYQLAATALQDFGTGEALGGYDAKGRPTGLPLTYLLENQLGWERNPTTEDAIVAGIEGVAQTAALGDDVQRVAVGTRGLGIGEVIIEAGPNGKLDSVSDPDSFNHPAITRGFDTSATCGTDSPVIFQGDRICSIASQCTCTEENGCPVEVLADAEPGNEGFANAQCDGPQIITRVGGYQSQPGSYRWVALTNADLSTSADIDSVVMKPGQSFKLAFVQDLDKDGLFARDEFIAGSTDSPVNQEDNVAFGDTYRQPIAGETTACGFDVLPAFCGEEANQSVRIPLADSRDTDRDGMEDAVELSVGWEVEVNGQPRRRVYSSPILRDSDGDGLTDWQERDIRFSCARQFYTAGENRQVEGEYFGPLRLGEFAFSEYTIAGYPQNYQNQQLVYADVFASSESPTESLLGDDLLSQMLNYSDATSDLYIQKVAPYCVPDVLDPSTADPSDYLSRAARLDPENTDTDGDGVGDGKELMGYEVGYAYVASEDFSRIVAGQDPVTFSAQKDDILLREFSVTIEAGDVIYLPGPNGKFDADYQNLYRRDIDTEFRGLREDLSLLVTRQPVRIRSNPLSADSDGDLLFDGAELALGTNPVVAGDVGDLKDSDSDGVFDIDESRGLTISVNGTSLIVRSNPARSDTDGDGLPDFVEFQVGTNPSSGDTDSDGLSDYDEFSEAQFAQYAAFADRFSNFELDGSGSQQLNTLPTQRDSDSDGLTDGEELAGFDLVTRQAGLAVVVPVKTNPLSADTDADGLSDLVELTTAIYGGNPPMMTNPVDADSDNDGIGDGAESDNGTDPLEPDRRVTVRFYEMSLFDSSEAEAEWDWLLRIQEPGALAPGEVVNTDEEYSQSPLACTNCRYTGYPQAYNPPVISPLSGEYGDYGWIEDPNGSTDANGNLRYITGFIQADQVGYMLPQLGNSASKEFIVREGQSFSLSGVVMQANFPSGAGTAPVNFTCVSAFSETYTYTDVAALPSIQGTADLSEDSCITSVRYEIHIGQ; the protein is encoded by the coding sequence ATGAAAATACTACGGACTGGTCAGCGCGGATTCTCCGTGCTTGGGGCACTTGTGTTCTGTTTACTGGTGTTGCTTTCGGGGTGCGGGGGTGGCTCTGGGTCTTCTGCGGCGCCGACCCCGGAACCGGCGCCGGCTCCGGCACCCGTGCCGCCAGTAACATTGTCGGCGGGCGGGGTCAAAGGTCCGTTGCTCAATGCGCAGGTGAAAGCGTATGGGTTTGACGGAACACGGGTGGGCCTGCGCAGCCTCACGCCGATCGCTGAGGGGCTCTCCTCGGCAGAGTCCATCACTGTGGTTCTGGAGATTGCCGATGACCCTGAAATCCTGATCACACCGTTGATTATTGAAGTCACGGCGGACGCTCAGACCCTGGATCTTACCTCGGGTGGCACTCCAGTTCTTACAAGGCTGCGGACTGCGGTTACTGAGGCGTCTCTGTCGGAACTTGAAAAGGGCGGTGCCATTTATGCGACACCGCTGTCCACGGTTGCGGTCGATCTGGCAATTGCATTAAGCGGTGAAAACCCCAGTGCTGACGTATTTGCCGAAAACCTGGAGCTGGCCGCCCAAATGGTGCGCTCAACCCTGGCTGTGGGTATTGCGGAAAAAACCGACCTCTACCTGTCTCCCCCGGTCCTCACCGTCGATGCCGTTACGCTCGAAGACCAGTACCGGGTGGCGGAGGTGCGCACTGTCTCGGAAACCATCGCGGCAGTCGTGCTGGAGCTGCAAAAAAACATTCGTTCCACCAAGCCGGATTCAACGGTGTCTACCGATCAGCTGCTAACCGCACTGGCAGAAGACTTGACCGATGGCGCCTTCGACGGAAAAGGGGTTGATGGGGCGGTGCCGGCGCTTAGCTCCGTGAGCGACTTCGCTGCGGTCATGGCGCTGGATCCTTCGTTGTTGATGGTCGCCGGAACAGAGACCCCCATTGGCGATGTAGAGCAGGTACTTATGGCCGAAGCGGAGGCAACCTGTAATTGTGATGGAGAGACAGTTTCCACCTTTATCCGCGACGGTAGCGTGGACTTCAAACCGGTTCCTGCGGCACCGGTGGTTGCCCCTGGCCTTATTGAAGACGCTTTTCCCCGGGTGGTGAGCGCGGTTTCGACCGGCAATGACCGGATTCTTTTGACCTTTAACCGCGCAATGGATCCGGAGACCGTGGAAACGCCCGCTCACTATTCCATTGTGCAGACCAACGTCAATTCGGAAGTCGGCACCGTGCAGGTTAAAGCAGCAGTGATGCCCGACGAGTTTTCCGTTGAACTCACAACCTCCCCACAAAATGAGGTGACTTACACGGTCACAGTCACCAATGCCCGTGATACCTATGGCCGGCAGATCGAGATCGTCAGTAGCTCTGGTGGACAAACGGTATTGTTCAATGCCGCCGAATTTGCCGGCACGCCGCCTGCGGTTTACTACGCCTGTAACAGCGAATCCTACAGTGATCTGGTAGGGGTCGCCTGTGTGGTTGACCCCGATTGCTGGGACCCTACGTACGATAGTGAAGTGGACTCCACGCCCGGTGGCCAATGTACGGTTGCCAGTTCCGATTTTGTCGACACCGACGGCGACGGCATTACCGATGAGAAGGAGCTGCGCGGCTACACCGTGGTGATCGAATACGCCAATGGCACCCTGGAAACCCGCCAGGTGACCAGCGACCCGCACAGTGCGGATACCGACGGCGACGGCATCGATGACCGCGATGAGCTGCGCTACGGCGGCAATCCACGGGATGGCGATACCGATAGCGATGGCCTCGGAGACAACCTCGAACTCAACGTGCTTTACACCAGCCCGTTCAGTGCCGATAGCGACGGCGATGGCCTGGAAGACGGCCTGGAGTACGACAGCCTGCAGACTTCCCCGCTGCACGCGGATACCGACGGCGACCAGCTGACAGATGATGTCGAAGTCCTGCAGCGCTACCGCAACCCACGCGTCGCAGATCTTCCCAGGATCACGCTAGTGCCGGGCAATTACTCGATTACCCTGAATGAGGCATACACCTACACGGACGCCACTGGCCAGGAGAGCGTGGTTGAGTCCAGCTCTACCGCGCAGGTACTTACGTCCAGTGGTCGAGAGGTGCTGACGATTGACGAAACTGTGGATGAGGTAATGCGCAACTGGGGCGGGCAGATCGGCATCAGGCTCGGAAAATCGGATCAGTATACAGATGGTCAGTTCTTTGTGCAGGGCGAAGCCCTGGCTTATACCGACTGGAACCTAAATGAGATTACCACTACCGGCGAAAACATTACTTCATCGCGGGAGACGCAACAGGTACTCGAGGACTCTTACAGTAAAGGGGTATTGCTGAGCCAGAGTTCGGAAGTCTCGCGGGAAGTCACCAGCGCAAATATTAATGTGGAAATCGCATTGCACAACCGGGGGGATATCGCGTTTACCGTAAGCGATATCGAGGTAACCCTGTTACGTGTACGCCGCGGCAGTCGTGAACTGGAGCCGCTGGCGACGTTACTGCCCAAATCCGGCACTTCGTCTTTCTCCCTGGGCCCCTTCAATCCGGTGATCGGACCTCTGGTGTTTAGCGATAACAAGCTGCCGCCGTCGGTGGCCGAGGAGCTGCTGCGCAACCCTTCCGGGATTGTTTTCCGTATCGGCAACTATCAGATCAGCGATGAGTTTGGCCGTCAGTTCAGCTACATCAATCAGGAAGTGCAGGATGTGACGGCGGGTCTGGTGATTGACTATGGCTTCGAGGGCATTGAGCGCTATCAGCTGGCGGCGACGGCGCTGCAGGACTTCGGTACCGGTGAGGCCCTGGGCGGGTATGACGCCAAAGGACGCCCGACCGGCCTGCCACTCACCTACCTGCTGGAAAACCAGCTGGGCTGGGAGCGCAACCCCACTACGGAAGACGCCATTGTGGCGGGTATCGAGGGCGTCGCACAGACCGCTGCCCTGGGTGATGACGTGCAGCGCGTTGCCGTGGGTACCCGCGGCCTGGGTATTGGTGAGGTCATTATCGAGGCCGGCCCCAATGGGAAGCTGGATTCTGTAAGCGACCCGGATTCATTCAATCACCCTGCGATTACCCGTGGTTTTGATACCAGCGCCACCTGCGGTACCGATTCCCCGGTCATTTTCCAGGGGGATCGTATTTGCAGCATCGCCAGCCAGTGTACCTGTACCGAGGAGAACGGTTGTCCGGTAGAAGTGCTCGCGGATGCCGAGCCGGGTAACGAGGGGTTTGCCAATGCGCAGTGTGATGGCCCGCAGATCATCACCCGTGTGGGCGGCTACCAGAGTCAGCCCGGTTCCTACCGTTGGGTGGCACTGACCAATGCAGACCTCAGCACCAGCGCGGATATCGACAGCGTGGTGATGAAACCGGGTCAAAGTTTCAAGCTGGCCTTTGTGCAGGACCTCGATAAAGACGGACTGTTCGCCCGCGATGAGTTTATTGCCGGTTCCACCGATAGCCCGGTGAATCAGGAAGACAATGTCGCCTTTGGTGACACCTACCGGCAGCCAATCGCCGGCGAGACAACGGCCTGTGGCTTTGATGTGTTGCCCGCCTTTTGCGGGGAAGAGGCCAATCAAAGTGTACGTATTCCACTGGCGGATTCCCGGGATACTGACCGGGACGGTATGGAAGATGCGGTGGAGCTGAGCGTCGGCTGGGAGGTGGAAGTCAATGGGCAGCCGCGCCGGCGAGTGTATTCCTCGCCGATTTTACGCGACTCCGATGGCGACGGTCTGACGGACTGGCAGGAGCGGGATATTCGATTCAGCTGTGCTCGGCAGTTCTACACGGCTGGCGAAAATCGGCAGGTCGAAGGGGAGTATTTTGGCCCGCTGCGCCTGGGAGAATTTGCCTTCAGTGAATACACCATTGCCGGTTACCCACAGAACTATCAGAACCAGCAGCTGGTATATGCGGATGTTTTCGCGAGCTCGGAATCACCCACAGAGTCACTGCTTGGCGATGATTTACTGAGCCAGATGCTGAATTACAGCGATGCCACCTCGGATTTGTACATCCAAAAAGTGGCACCTTACTGCGTGCCCGATGTTCTGGATCCGAGTACGGCAGATCCTTCGGATTACCTGAGCCGTGCCGCGCGCCTCGATCCGGAAAATACCGATACCGATGGCGACGGTGTGGGCGATGGCAAGGAGCTGATGGGGTACGAGGTGGGCTATGCGTACGTGGCCTCGGAAGATTTCAGCCGCATTGTTGCCGGTCAGGACCCGGTGACTTTTTCCGCTCAGAAAGACGACATCCTGCTGCGAGAATTCTCGGTTACCATCGAAGCTGGGGATGTGATTTATCTGCCCGGCCCCAACGGAAAATTCGATGCGGATTACCAGAACCTTTATCGCCGGGATATTGATACCGAGTTTCGAGGCCTGCGAGAGGATCTCTCGTTGCTGGTCACGCGCCAGCCTGTGCGCATCCGCAGCAACCCGCTTTCCGCAGACAGCGACGGTGACCTGTTGTTCGATGGCGCAGAGCTGGCACTCGGCACCAACCCGGTCGTGGCGGGTGATGTGGGCGACCTGAAAGACAGCGACAGTGACGGCGTCTTCGATATTGATGAAAGCCGTGGCCTGACGATTTCGGTAAACGGTACGTCACTGATCGTGCGCTCCAACCCGGCGCGTTCCGATACCGACGGGGATGGATTGCCGGACTTTGTAGAGTTTCAGGTCGGCACAAACCCTTCCAGCGGCGATACCGATAGTGACGGTCTCAGCGATTACGACGAATTCAGCGAGGCGCAGTTTGCCCAATACGCGGCCTTTGCCGATCGCTTTAGCAATTTCGAACTGGACGGCTCCGGGTCGCAGCAACTCAACACCTTGCCGACGCAACGCGACAGCGATAGCGATGGCCTGACCGACGGTGAGGAGCTGGCCGGGTTCGACCTGGTTACTCGTCAGGCGGGACTGGCGGTGGTAGTGCCGGTGAAAACCAATCCCTTGAGTGCCGATACGGATGCGGATGGACTGTCGGATCTGGTCGAGCTGACTACGGCCATCTACGGCGGCAACCCGCCGATGATGACCAATCCTGTGGACGCGGATAGCGATAATGACGGTATCGGCGATGGCGCTGAGAGTGACAATGGCACCGACCCGCTTGAACCGGATCGCCGAGTCACGGTGCGTTTCTACGAGATGAGTCTGTTTGATAGCTCGGAGGCGGAAGCAGAATGGGACTGGCTGTTGCGAATCCAGGAACCGGGCGCCCTGGCGCCGGGTGAGGTGGTGAACACCGATGAAGAATATAGCCAGTCGCCATTGGCATGTACTAACTGTCGCTACACCGGCTACCCGCAAGCGTACAATCCGCCCGTAATAAGCCCGTTATCCGGTGAGTACGGAGACTATGGATGGATCGAAGATCCCAACGGGAGCACGGATGCCAACGGTAACCTGCGTTACATCACCGGTTTCATCCAGGCAGACCAGGTAGGCTATATGTTGCCGCAGTTGGGGAATTCGGCGTCAAAGGAATTTATTGTACGCGAGGGACAGAGCTTCTCTCTGAGTGGAGTTGTAATGCAAGCCAACTTCCCAAGTGGCGCCGGTACTGCACCGGTAAACTTCACCTGTGTTTCCGCGTTCAGCGAGACCTACACCTATACCGATGTCGCCGCATTACCGTCGATTCAGGGAACTGCGGACCTCTCCGAGGACTCGTGTATTACTTCGGTGCGCTACGAAATTCATATCGGCCAGTAA
- a CDS encoding serine/threonine-protein kinase, whose product MEFNTWGKIERLFNEALEHPPNARDQFLERACAGDEALRQSVESLLQQCTGGEQAAHIVENAARHFLDGPVLQAGVTLGAYRIIRPIGHGGMGDVYLAERADQTFDKRVAIKLIRNQLLNSDDVNARFHSERQILAALEHPGIARLLDGGSTPEGIPYLVMEYIEGESITSYCHRHNASLEQRLVLFRKVCEAVDYAHQHLVVHRDIKPSNILVSTDGQPRLVDFGIAKILENSSIPLQQPETDIAERLLTPHYSSPEQLRGEAVSTASDVYALGVVLFELLTNCRPFEQSTTAAHTVVQAILQQDPVSPSRALAQLPTHCNDDNRANGKLADIQNRPGWRRQLRGDLDNITLMALRREPGRRYASASRFAEDIRNYLEKRPVNARPSSWGYVISRFIARNRAASASLTLLVAAIFSFGALLWLQAEELRAQRDLARQQLVRAGTISDFLSQMFSGLNPDKAQGREVTVREMLDQAAQQLKSRETTGADQRTVTATLHRVIGTSYAQLGLPSEADEHMQFALRAYRDGVITSPREQLRTLLAVSDVLHLQFNSEERLKIAREAMEIARRLNPPDPVLKLDALSLYASALHMAGQLPAAHEQFNKLYIETQVFYGAKHPKTLLALSNLGVINHWLGNFDISEARYRECYRIANSALGEKHTISLKCLSNLGSVLEVSGQFDAAVPVLERHIRLAREVVGPDHPETLRTMHNLADVYRGLVRYDESENLFLETLQKRKAALGPVHIETLQTQYKLGRLYAEQQRYQEALALLESSHTKLVNQLGPDHPTTLIAKGILDSALHAAGAQPAG is encoded by the coding sequence ATGGAATTCAACACATGGGGTAAGATCGAAAGGCTTTTCAATGAGGCATTAGAGCACCCGCCCAATGCGCGAGACCAATTTCTGGAGCGCGCCTGCGCTGGCGATGAGGCCCTGCGGCAGTCGGTGGAATCCTTGCTGCAACAGTGTACGGGCGGCGAGCAGGCCGCGCATATTGTCGAGAATGCAGCGCGACACTTCCTCGATGGTCCCGTTCTGCAAGCCGGTGTCACCCTCGGTGCCTACCGGATAATACGCCCCATCGGCCACGGTGGGATGGGTGATGTGTACCTGGCCGAGCGCGCAGACCAGACCTTCGATAAGCGCGTGGCCATCAAACTTATCCGGAACCAGCTGCTCAACTCCGACGACGTCAATGCCAGGTTTCACAGCGAGCGACAGATTCTCGCGGCCCTGGAGCACCCGGGTATCGCGCGTCTCCTCGATGGTGGCAGTACTCCCGAAGGCATTCCGTACCTGGTCATGGAGTACATCGAAGGGGAGTCCATCACCAGTTACTGCCACCGCCACAATGCGAGCCTGGAGCAGCGGCTCGTATTGTTTCGCAAAGTATGTGAAGCGGTGGACTATGCCCACCAGCACCTGGTGGTCCATCGGGACATCAAACCCTCCAATATCCTCGTCAGCACCGACGGCCAACCGCGCTTGGTGGACTTCGGTATCGCCAAGATACTGGAGAATTCCAGTATCCCGCTGCAACAACCGGAAACGGATATCGCCGAGCGCTTGCTCACACCCCACTATTCCAGCCCGGAACAACTGCGGGGTGAAGCGGTGAGCACCGCCAGTGATGTGTATGCACTCGGCGTCGTCCTGTTCGAACTGCTGACCAATTGCCGCCCGTTCGAACAGAGCACCACCGCCGCGCACACCGTGGTACAGGCCATACTTCAGCAGGACCCGGTTTCACCCAGCCGCGCACTCGCGCAGCTACCCACTCACTGTAACGATGACAATCGGGCAAACGGGAAGCTTGCGGACATCCAAAATCGTCCGGGGTGGCGCCGCCAATTGCGCGGAGATCTGGACAACATCACGCTGATGGCGCTGCGACGGGAGCCCGGTCGCCGCTATGCCTCCGCTTCCCGTTTCGCTGAAGATATCCGCAATTATCTGGAAAAGCGCCCGGTCAACGCCAGACCATCGTCCTGGGGTTACGTGATATCCCGGTTTATTGCACGCAACCGTGCAGCCAGTGCGTCCCTGACGCTTCTCGTGGCTGCGATCTTCAGCTTCGGCGCGCTCCTGTGGCTGCAGGCAGAAGAACTCCGTGCACAGCGAGACCTTGCGCGTCAGCAGCTGGTGCGTGCAGGAACCATTTCAGATTTTCTTTCGCAGATGTTTTCCGGGCTAAATCCCGATAAGGCCCAAGGGCGCGAGGTCACCGTGCGGGAAATGCTCGACCAGGCCGCCCAACAATTGAAAAGCCGGGAGACAACCGGTGCGGATCAGCGAACCGTTACCGCCACCCTGCATCGTGTCATTGGTACTTCATACGCCCAGTTGGGTCTGCCGTCAGAAGCCGATGAGCACATGCAATTTGCCTTGCGCGCCTATCGCGATGGCGTAATCACTTCACCGCGTGAACAATTGCGGACTCTTCTCGCCGTCAGCGATGTACTGCATCTGCAGTTCAACTCAGAAGAGCGACTGAAAATAGCGCGGGAAGCAATGGAGATTGCGCGTCGGCTGAACCCGCCCGACCCCGTGCTCAAGCTAGACGCACTGAGCCTCTACGCCAGCGCACTGCACATGGCGGGGCAGTTACCGGCTGCGCATGAACAGTTCAACAAACTCTATATAGAGACTCAGGTTTTTTATGGAGCCAAGCACCCCAAGACGCTCCTAGCCTTAAGTAACCTGGGCGTTATCAATCATTGGCTAGGGAATTTTGACATCTCCGAGGCGCGGTATCGGGAATGCTACAGAATTGCCAACAGCGCGCTCGGCGAAAAGCACACCATCTCACTAAAGTGCCTGTCCAACCTCGGCTCGGTGCTTGAGGTCAGCGGACAATTTGACGCCGCTGTACCCGTACTCGAGCGTCACATTCGTCTGGCTCGCGAAGTCGTGGGACCCGATCATCCCGAAACCCTGAGAACCATGCATAACCTCGCCGATGTGTACCGTGGCCTAGTGCGCTACGACGAATCGGAAAACCTGTTTCTCGAGACTCTGCAGAAACGGAAGGCCGCCCTCGGACCTGTGCACATCGAAACCCTGCAGACACAGTACAAGCTCGGACGTCTGTACGCTGAACAGCAACGCTACCAAGAGGCACTCGCGCTACTGGAATCCAGTCATACTAAACTGGTGAATCAGCTCGGCCCCGATCACCCGACCACACTGATTGCGAAAGGTATTCTCGATAGCGCCTTGCACGCTGCGGGCGCCCAGCCCGCCGGTTGA
- the pepQ gene encoding Xaa-Pro dipeptidase, with protein sequence MDKQLFSEHLATLRKRYDEILEQCGFETLNVFSGAPSVQFLDDNYYPFRVNPQFKALVPVTDNPHSWVVYRRGQKPKLLFYRPVDFWHYVPPAPQTFWSDDYDIELLAKPEEAKAFLNGEDAAFIGETGKLEGWDIGERNPQHLIDRLHWARAYKTPYEFACLREANRIAVRAHKAAEDAFRAGASEFDINLAYLQAAGQGENTMPYGNIVGLNEHGAILHYTHLSTERLPESERRSFLIDAGADCNGYCADITRSYAYRDGEFAELVAAMHEKEQELVAGLTPGASYVDLHRSCHHKVGELLQQFGVIKTAPESAVESGLTGTFMPHGLGHFLGLQVHDVGGHQTAPEGGTTPPPKEFPFLRTTRTIEENQVFTIEPGLYFIESLLADLKESQLADEVNWDKVEKLRPFGGVRIEDNLIVHADRVENMTRDCEADQ encoded by the coding sequence ATGGACAAGCAACTTTTCAGTGAACACCTGGCCACGCTGCGCAAGCGCTACGACGAGATCCTCGAGCAGTGCGGGTTCGAGACCCTGAATGTGTTCAGCGGTGCGCCTTCGGTGCAGTTCCTCGACGACAATTACTACCCGTTTCGCGTCAACCCCCAGTTCAAGGCCCTGGTACCGGTTACCGACAACCCCCACAGCTGGGTCGTCTATCGCCGGGGCCAAAAGCCCAAGCTGCTGTTCTACCGCCCGGTGGACTTCTGGCACTACGTGCCGCCCGCCCCCCAGACCTTCTGGAGCGACGATTACGATATCGAGCTGCTGGCCAAGCCGGAAGAGGCCAAGGCGTTTTTGAACGGGGAAGATGCCGCGTTTATCGGCGAAACCGGCAAACTCGAAGGCTGGGACATCGGCGAGCGCAACCCGCAACACCTGATCGACCGCCTGCACTGGGCGCGCGCCTACAAGACACCGTATGAGTTCGCCTGCCTGCGGGAAGCCAACCGCATCGCGGTGCGCGCGCACAAGGCCGCGGAAGACGCCTTCCGTGCAGGTGCCAGCGAATTTGACATCAACCTGGCCTACCTGCAGGCGGCGGGCCAGGGCGAAAATACCATGCCCTACGGCAACATTGTGGGCCTCAACGAGCACGGTGCCATCCTGCACTACACCCATCTTTCCACCGAGCGGTTGCCGGAGAGCGAGCGTCGCAGCTTCCTGATCGACGCCGGTGCCGACTGTAACGGCTACTGCGCCGACATCACCCGCTCGTATGCGTATCGCGATGGCGAGTTCGCGGAGCTGGTGGCGGCAATGCACGAGAAAGAGCAGGAACTGGTGGCGGGCCTCACCCCGGGCGCCTCTTATGTGGACCTGCACCGCAGCTGCCACCACAAGGTCGGCGAGCTGCTGCAGCAGTTCGGTGTGATCAAGACCGCCCCGGAGAGCGCGGTGGAATCCGGACTCACCGGCACCTTCATGCCCCACGGCCTGGGCCATTTCCTCGGCCTGCAGGTGCACGACGTGGGTGGTCACCAGACCGCGCCGGAAGGCGGCACCACCCCGCCGCCGAAGGAATTCCCGTTCCTGCGCACCACCCGTACCATCGAGGAAAACCAAGTGTTTACCATCGAGCCGGGGCTGTACTTTATCGAGAGCCTGCTGGCGGACCTGAAAGAGTCGCAACTGGCGGATGAAGTGAACTGGGACAAGGTGGAAAAGCTGCGTCCGTTCGGCGGCGTGCGTATCGAGGACAACCTGATTGTGCATGCCGACCGCGTGGAAAACATGACGCGGGATTGCGAAGCGGATCAGTAA